In the Juglans microcarpa x Juglans regia isolate MS1-56 chromosome 6D, Jm3101_v1.0, whole genome shotgun sequence genome, one interval contains:
- the LOC121234647 gene encoding methionine gamma-lyase-like: MAETKIPGLAISDKKRAGSDDFDGDNIISAKKQMLSAASTWDDPAAALAAARHEFGEHGGVNMSIEASATFTVMEPETLSRMFTGELGPDRDFFIYSRHFNPTVLNLSRQMAALEGTEAAYCTSSGMAAISSVLLQLLSSGGHVVASTVLYGGTHALLTHFLPRACNIKTTFVDMNDLESVRNAIVQGRTKVLYFESISNPTLSVANIPELSRIAHEKGVKVVVDNTFAPMVLSPARLGADVVIHSISKFISGGADIIAGAVCGPASLVNSMMDLHQGTLMLLGPTMNPKIAFELSERIPHLSLRMKEHCHRALVFATRMKKLGLKVIYPGLEDHPHHTLLKSFANKDYGYGGLLCIDMETEERANRLMHHLQNSTQFGFLAVSLGYYETLMSCSGSSTSSEMNDEEKALARISPGLVRMSVGYLGTLEQRWSQLEKAISRMQDSGSLNKY, encoded by the exons ATGGCTGAAACCAAAATCCCAGGCTTGGCCATCTCCGACAAGAAACGTGCCGGGTCCGATGACTTCGATGGCGACAATATCATCAGCGCGAAGAAACAAATGCTGTCTGCGGCATCTACGTGGGATGACCCGGCAGCTGCGTTAGCTGCTGCTCGCCACGAATTCGGCGAGCATGGAGGCGTGAACATGTCCATCGAGGCCTCGGCTACCTTCACTGTGATGGAGCCCGAGACCCTGAGCCGTATGTTCACAGGGGAGCTAGGCCCCGACCGCGACTTCTTCATCTACAGCCGTCACTTCAACCCGACTGTGTTGAATCTCAGCCGTCAGATGGCGGCTTTGGAAGGCACTGAAGCCGCCTATTGCACCTCCAGCGGCATGGCCGCGATATCCTCCGTGCTCCTCCAACTCCTCAGCAGTGGGGGCCACGTCGTCGCCTCCACGGTCCTCTACGGCGGGACCCACGCCCTGCTGACCCACTTCCTCCCCAGGGCGTGCAACATTAAGACAACGTTCGTGGACATGAACGATTTGGAATCGGTGAGGAACGCCATCGTCCAAGGCCGAACCAAGGTGCTGTACTTCGAGTCCATCTCGAACCCCACGCTGAGTGTGGCTAACATACCCGAGCTGAGCCGGATAGCACACGAGAAGGGAGTCAAGGTCGTTGTCGACAACACCTTCGCTCCAATGGTGCTCTCGCCTGCTCGGCTCGGCGCCGACGTCGTGATTCACAGTATCTCCAAATTCATAAGTGGTGGGGCCGACATTATTGCAG GAGCTGTGTGTGGGCCTGCAAGTCTTGTGAACTCCATGATGGACCTCCACCAAGGGACCCTGATGCTTTTGGGGCCTACAATGAACCCCAAAATTGCATTCGAACTATCTGAGAGAATTCCTCACTTGAGCCTAAGAATGAAGGAGCATTGCCACCGAGCACTGGTCTTCGCCACAAGGATGAAGAAGCTGGGCCTTAAGGTCATCTACCCAGGGCTTGAGGACCACCCGCACCACACCCTTTTGAAGTCCTTTGCCAACAAAGACTATGGCTACGGTGGGCTTCTCTGCATTGACATGGAGACCGAGGAAAGGGCTAACAGGCTGATGCATCACTTGCAAAATAGCACCCAGTTTGGGTTCCTGGCAGTTAGCCTGGGATATTATGAGACCCTAATGTCCTGCTCAGGCAGTAGCACCAGCAGTGAGATGAATGATGAGGAGAAGGCGCTGGCCCGAATTTCACCAGGGTTGGTGAGGATGTCCGTCGGATACCTTGGGACATTGGAGCAGAGGTGGAGCCAACTCGAGAAGGCGATTTCCAGAATGCAGGACTCGGGTTCCTTGAACAAATACTGA